The region GATATCGTCGAGGTAATTCGCGAAACACCCTTGTTCCGTACACACGTCGCGGCCTAGCCGCCCCTTCAGACGGCCAAGATATCCCGAGCTTTTGTCGTCTGAGGCGTCCGACATCGCCCGGGATTCCGGGGTTCGCCTCGCCTCGGATATTTCCTGGCTCGGGTACAAGAGCCTTTGGGTGTCCCGACGACGGGAATACCGGCGTCTGTCTCTCACGCCCCCGGAGTTCTTCCCGTTTCCATTCCTCCCACCCTTttcctctcgctctctctctctctctctctcgctcgttCGGGGCGTCGCGACGGCGGCGACGGCGGCGGCACTCCTGCCAATTGGATGCCGACGGTCTGCTCTTTACTCGCGAGGACGCGGGGAGAAGAatgacggggggggggggggggtaaaaagggagaagaagagaaatattGTATTTCCCGCCAAAGTATCTTACCCTCGACGGTGTGTGCGCGACGAGATAAACGATACGTGTACGTGACAGTAACAGACGAAAATCTAGCTCGGTGTGAGTTTCCTCTTCGTCCGCGTGCCTCTGATTTCCGGCGGAAATTCAACTCGAGGTGCAGCTACGCAATAAACGGGTATAACCGATTCGGCGTTGCTGTATATACTCTTTATCTGCTTCTCTTaatgtcaaaaatttccttcgtTTGGCGGAAATCAAAGGCCTCGATCGAGCCTCGAGACGAGTTAAACGTAATCCGATATCCGTTACTGGGTGTGTTCGAATATTCTTGCTTTAAGGCGGTGGTGGCAGcaggtgaagagaaaaaatagaaatatttggGGGTCTGAATTTATAAACGTCTGAGAATTTGCGGTAGCCACATAATAATATTCTGCACACTTTACGAACGACGCGTTGATGTATAGAAGAATTTCGTTGACCGGAGAAATGCAAATGTTGACGCGTCTCGCATGCATGTATAAAGTTGTGACAGGAAGGTGGGAGGCTGGTGGGATTTCGCACACGCTTTGTAGAAGCCTCACGTTTCGCTTATGTGCGAATAACGGTCTCATCTCAGCATCGAGaaagggagggagagagaaaaagagagagagtgtgAGAGAGAGGCCACCTTAACATCGTTTCCATTCAACGTCCAGATCTACAATTAGGCGTATACGTCGAAGAACTTGATCCCATTTTCGAAATCCGGAAATCAGCATGGTTGCTccagaattaaatttttcctcttccgGATGGAAACTTCGccaattgtgaaataaaaatttctgaacaaGCACGTCAATGATTTGGAGTATTATTTacaagaattaaattttccaacaacCCTGCAAAGATGTAATACAGGTATATTGTAAAACTATAAACTAAGAGTTGTTTTAATACatatgagataaaaaaaaaaaaagaggaaaaagaaaaaaatatcactgaAAAATGATTCTATACAATAACCTTCGATCTGCACCGCGGATGGGTGAAACAGTTTCTGTtcgagttttgtttttttgtttcgtttttttttttcacattctctGCGGGAAGCCCTTACATGCCGACGACTATGCGAAACAAGAACAGAGTGTACATCGTAGTCCAGTAAATCGCACGTATCCGTCTTAGCACATGAtagtagtaatagtaataatattgtaataaagTACAGCGATTAAACGACGAATAACAATCGCGCACACACTCGCACACACATCGTTTACATTACAAGTTTGCGTAAAGGCACTACCGGTTAGAAGGATTGACGGTACGAGACGATCCTGAGGGTCCTGAGGGCGCGTGGCGTTGGCCGCGATTCGTCGCGGCTCCACCCTCATACCTCGGTTCCGTCCTCGCCCTCGTCCTCGTAGAGCGGCCCGTTCGCGGATTTCTTCTTGGGCTTCGGGGGCGGCCGCGGTGGAACCTTGCGTCCGAGGGTGCCGCCGCCGGCTAGGAAGGGCACGTCCGTCTCGTCGGCAAGCTTGGAGGGCCACTCCGGGGCACCCTCGGGTGCGGCCCTGTCGTTGGGACTGGCGGCGAGGATGTTCGGCGTGCTTCGCTGTATCGCGGGATGAAAGTGCGCGGTCGGGGTGCCGGGAAGAGGCCGCCCCCGCATTCCCGAAGGTTCGGGACTCTTGTTTAGGGAGAGGACGGAGCTGCCGTCGGCGGTCGTGCGTATGCCCAGGTTGTCGTATACGGGTTCAAGGCCGTCGGGCGATGTGGGCGGGGCGCTGCTCCAGCTGGGGGCGCGGGGCCGCCTCGGTATCGTGACGTATCCGTGCCGCGGAAGCACGGGAGGCCCCGAACTGTACGGAGCGGCGCTGCGGTTGTGCGGCAGCGTCTTGAACCCCGGCGGAAAGGAGGCGATGGTTCCGGTCGGACTGAAGCTGCCGGGCTGCGAGGGTAGCCGCGAGCTGTCGGGGGCGGTGGAGGCCTGGCTGGTCGGGGAGGCCCCGCGGCCACCCGAGAAGGCGAGGAGATCCGGAGGGTACTGCCGGTAGGTGGCGCCCCTCGGCAAGGTCGATCCCTGATCGAGTTCCGGCGTCGACCGCTCCCTGTCGTCGTCTCCGACACCTCCGGCTGCAGGGCGCGCGGCGAAGAAGCGTCGTCGCAGTCCCGTaggagtgaaaataaaacagaaagaaaggggatgaaaattaatgtaaAGATCGAGGAAGGTAGCGAGGCCGGATTACTTGGCCGGGCATTGACGCGTGATAAGCGAGGCGTACTGACCGAATACTGATTCGTTGTCCAGAAGGGTTCGGTTCAGCTCCGTCGTCTCGGTTCCGTGGGAGGTCACGGACGGCGCGGCTTCGTACCTCCGGGGCGGTTTCACCACGGGGTTGATCGCGGTTATCAGGGACTTCTCCTGATCCCCGAGGCCGTGGTGTTCGATGGCGTTCGCCTCGGTGCTCTTCTCGTTGGGCCGGGAACGCTTCCGACAACAGTAGCACGCGCAGAGCACGAGGGTCAGGATGACCAGGACCAGGAGGGCGGTCAGCCCGAGGCCCAGGGCGAGGGCCAGGCTGACCCCGGACTCCGTGTTGCCGACGACGTCGCCCAGGACGGTCAGCGtcacgtttttcttctccgaGCCGCCCGGGCTGACGGCGCGACACTCGTACTCTCCCTTGTCGGCGGACGTCGCTTTCGGGATCGTCAGGTTTAGCCAGCTTCCGGCCTTCGACAGGACGTAGCTCTTCGTCTCGAGAGGGTAGCGTCGACTCGAATTGCTCAGCTCTCGCTGGCGTAGCCACCACGTAACCTCCGGCAGCGGGGTGCCAAAGACCTTGCAGACCAGGGTGACGTCGCCGGGTCCGATTTCGACGAGGGGGGCAGGACCGACGTAGACGATCTTGGGCCGGCAGGCGAACTCCTCGCTCTTTATCCCGCGCCAAATCCTCCCGGCGAGGTTCGGAGGTTGGGCGCAGGTCGTTTGATCTGTATAGAAAGTGGTGTTCATCAGCCAGTCGCGGAACTCCTTGAGATGACAGTCGCACTTCCACGGATTTTCGTGCACCTCGAGGCTCCCGAGTTTCGGAAGGTTTTCGAATATCTGTTTCCTCAGGTGGGTCAGGTTGTTACGGTTGAGGGCGATCGCATGGAGCCCGGGTAGGTTGACGAACGGGTGTTGTCCGATGCGCTCGAGCCGGTTGTTCGACATGTCGATCCTCTGGAGGAAGGTATTGTTTACGAAGACACCGCTCTCGAGTTGCTGGATCAAGTTCGTGTTGAGATGCAGGATCCTGAGCTTGTCGGTATCCCCGAAGGTCCCGGGGCGCAGGACCTTGATTTTGTTGTGAGACAGGTCGATCTCGATAACGATTTTCAGACCGTTGAACGCGCCGGCGTGAATCGTTTCTATCCCGCAATCGCGGAGCGTCAGTTTCTGAAGATTGTTGAGTTTGACCTCGAGGAAGGCGTCGCGGCGCAGATTAACCAGCGCGTTCCCCGTCAAGTCGAGGCTCTGGATCACCGAGGACAGCCAGTTCGGGACGGTGGTAAGATTCTGCTGGATGCACTCGGCCGATTTCCTTCCCGAGATCCACTTGCACTTGCAGGGTGCTTCGCAGTCCCAGTCTTCCTGCCCGCCGCAGATTCTCGCGGTCGCCAGCAGGAAGCCGACGAGAAAAACTAGCGTCGAATCCATGGTTGCTTGTCGCCCGGCTGTAATCAGAAAAGAGAACGAAACGTCAGGTAAGATTTCGGCTACAGCGGTGCCGTGTTTCTCCATTCGCATCCCGAGGGCGATGACGGAATATCCTCACCCCCTCCAGGCCTGTCACTGACGCTAGCACAATGCGCGAAACCCGCCACCCCAGAGCAAGAAAGAGGAACACAGATCCTCACGATTGCTGTTGCTGAAGGCTcaaggaaattttcaaacctgaGAGGCTTAAGCTTCGGATATTAACCGAAATGGCTTCGAAAAACGGGAAGGCGTTCCTCCCAGGTCTGGGTGCGAAATATGACGGAGGAACGAAGGGAGGGATCGagtcgagagagagagagagagagcgaaagagagagagacttgTACGCCATAGTAAATAACAAACGATATTATACCGCCGCAAAGcgctcttcttcttttcgtttttaccCTTCACCCTTCACCCTCTCTCAAGACGTTTCCATGAAGATAGTTATTATCCAATTACGTCGAACGTGCTCTACTAGACGGTCTTCAAACTGCAACGTGCTATAGGTCATCCAAGTCTCATTATAACCGAGTTCCGTCAAAGGAtaggagaaaaatttaaacttaTCGTTAGACATATTGAGAATACCATTGTAGTTGTTAAATTTGCTGTTTTTGCGGATTAGATACCCAATTACCTGTAACACAGTTGCGTTCGTTACCAATTGCACTGTGAAGCTTGCCGAGTCAAAATTCTAATTAAGTTTCCAGCTAATTATATACGCGGACAGAATAGCGGGTGTGTCTTGTTCCGGATTGCGATGGACACTCGACCTTCTCCGATTACTAATTAATCAAAGACAGGCGCGTTTGCAACGTTAGCGTCAAAGGAAGAATGGGGTGAAACAAGAACTCGCACAAAGCAGGCGGCGGGGAACAATAAATGAAATGTGGGATAATGGAGACAGAATACAGGCCGAGCCTCTTCCAAGGGAAGGCGAGCCTCAAATGCTCGGCTGTGAGGCGGGACGAAATCACCGAAAGTCAAACTACCGTCTGTTAGAAATGTAGAAAGACCATAAATACGGAAAGATGacctataaataaatttataccgacattctttttttcagaaCGGCCAAAATTACGAAGGGCAAAATGttgaattgcgaaaatatcGAAGAGTCAAAAGGTCGACTGTTCAAATGTCAGCCTCGTTCCTTCGTCGAAAATTTACGAATCCGAATTTATGAATAGCGACTGGCCAAACTTACTCGAAAGATTGGAATCCCGAAAAATCCGCTAAAGACAGAATGGCCAAAATGGCGAAAGGTCGGATGCCGTCAGAAACCCGTGTATTCTTTGCAACGCCACGCATATCCGATGGCCGGTGTTTAGTGCCATCTGGGATAAGTCTGCGTAACTATGATAACCGTATTGCGGTCTTTTGGCTTTCTGGCCTTTCTGCATTTTATGGATCGTAATTTTGCTCCTTCTGAACTTTGATCGTTGACAACTAATTTTTTGGGTATTGCGGCTATTCGAAATACTACCCGCTctcaattaataatttcgaaactttcaattttcaatatctcgACATTCTGTGTTTCGGTCATTCGGAATATGCCGACTgttctgaaaatactttttcggaTAAGAGAGCGTTCGGTTAAATGAACCTTCGGAAAAACAGTGATTCTACTCGGTGATTTAGCGAAACTCCCAACTTCGGTACGCTGATCATtcgttgttttaaaattcgtatcTCGAAAATATCGGGTTTTCGACAAGTCCACTTTTGAATCTTTCTGGATTTTCACCCCCATCCTGAGTATGTTATTACGGTTTTCGTCGTAGGCACGGATCGGCGGACCGAGTTGTTCAGAGGAAAACAACGATTCGCGACGAGTGTGAGGGAAAGGGTTCCCGTACGTAGTTTTTAGATCCTCGCGCTTTCCTCGCTGGATTTTAATTCCCGTCCACTCACTCCGCAGGTCGGGCAATTACGAGGTGATGCACGGCCGATCGAGCGGTTCTTGGATTTGTTGAACGCAACTCGGAACAGCCGTCAAGACTCGCGAAAGGCAGACGCAACGACCCCGGGGCACGCGACAACGTTTTAATTAAAGTTGACCGACGAAAACGGTTCCAGGGTGCAGGGGCGAGTCGCTGCTGGTGCCGGTGCGCAAAGTTTACCCAAGAcaaagaaggaggaaaaaccAACTCACCGGTTGCTTATGCACCCACAGTTATACACGTCCCGGTAACGTCCGGAATATTAATTACTCGCCCCGGGTCCATTAATTAGTCAAATTACGGCTTGACTTTGATACCTTAAATTTGACCCGcgacaaaattttgtaagCGGTGATGAACGACGGTAATATGAAATAAGTATAGGAACTCGGGTGTTTGGACAAGAAAAGTGCTGTTGGCCTAACTCTGTAAttcatgtaatattatatacctaggtatatattgtacattaaTGTGAATACACGGAACTCGGCAGTTGGTTAATTGTATTTAATTCTGTCAACAATTGGCACGAACGGTATAATCAACGGCTTGTGTGCCATGCAGGCTGTAGGCAGTGGCTCTCGAGAAGTGAAGCATTACTGTATTCATCATCGCGGGTTACATAGACCGGGTGAATGAGTGTAGAGCGAATGAGTTACGAGGGTAGAAAATTTACCAAGTGGGTATTGTGCggattgttgaaataattttataaacctGCGGGGAGGGATTTGGCAACACTGGTGGgtgctattttttttacatccccGGATCGCGTCACCGGTGTCAGTGTGTGTTTGCGTCACGCGTAATTAATGGTCTCCTATGTAAAGCTGGGACTAATTACACCTGAGTgagtaaaaattcaatatgtaAATGAAAACATTTCTGCACATGGCATCGTATCGCCTCCTTCTCTCCGCCCAACCGGTTTTCCCTATGACCGTGTCGTTCGTTAGCACGCGTGCATGGAATGGAAACAAGGAACATGATACAGCGAAGGGGAGGTCGGCTCGACAACCCGGGGACGCCCGGGTAAAATTTGACGGTTCAACGGCGACGAAGAGCGTTAACACTCGGCGATAAAAATGATCGAGTTATGGTGCAGGTGGGGTGAACAACGGGACGGGAGTGGGGGTCAATCAACGCAGTTTAATGGCGAAAAAAACGCGCGTGAcggcagagaaaaaaaaaaaaaagaaaatcacttATACCGAATTTTTGCACGTCAAAGGTGATGAGCGTTTCGATGAAAAGAACGGCTCGCCCCGGTCACGGTTCCATTACGCAACAACGCGCGAgacgccattttttttttttttccccgataGAAAGTGAACGCGATTTTCGGCGAGAGGAGATCCGAGGAGAAtgtgaaaaatcgtaatatGTCGAGCGGGGTTATCCTGCACAGATGTATACTGTACGAAATAGCCGAAAAGCTGAAGatgagtttattttattttcatacattttgaACGAGGGTAAAAATACTAGGGAGCTACGATGGGAtcaaataaagaataataaaaaataagataaaagcGTTATTACGGGTGCATGGAACGAGGTAAATCCCGGAGACTCAGCGGGAAGTGGCGGCCATCGGAAGAAGTAGAGGAGGGAGAATGAGATCCCCGAATCCCGGGCCAGTTGCTTGCTTGGGGGTTCGGGGGGTTGGGGGGTGGTCTCTATACCACGGCGAGTGTAACGACGACATTAAATCCGAAGCACTTTCTCTCGGAAATAAGGGGTTTCACGGGAGacgggggtgggggtggaggAGCAAAGCGTGCCTTGTTCTGTTACGCACAGCGTTTCACAATCTCAAAATATGGGAAGCGACATTGCCGCTTTAAGGTGCAGGTGTGTGTGTATGCGCGTGAACTTACAACGTCCCCCGCCCCCTCCGTCCTCTGGGAATTTTGACCCAAGGTGCCGCCGAAgttaaattaataacatctCGCCCCAACCGCGCCGTCGTTCTCCTTTTATTATTGCATTAAACTCCGTGGTTTATAAACCACCGTGCCggggaataaattaataattgagGGTACACCACGGCCTCGGTATCGCGTCGGCGAAACATCGCCTCGTATTTGTCATAGACGTATCTACGCAACAAGTGTCCTTCTCACTAGTCCCGTCGATGACGGTATCAAGGAGTACAACTTATTATCGGCGAGCGACAAAGGGTGGGTGGTGGGGGTGCGGAAAATAAAATCGGCAAAAAATAAAGTACAAATGACGGGAATGAAGAATTTACATCGTGTGCAGGTACTGCACTCAGATCCTAATCGTAATAAACAGCTACACAAGGGTGAGGGTGAAGGTCTATAACCACCCTGCAGGCGGGCGTTGTTTCAGAGTTCCGCTTCACGCAAGAGCTTGCTAGATTAATAACGACCTGCACGCGGGACAGGATGTGGCAGAGGTAGCTAGCTACTCGTGGCACAAGATTGCGTTCGTTCATGTGAGCCGTGCACGATGCCGGGTACCTTACTTTGTATTCATTGCAATAATGGAAAAACGATGTAGGAATTagccaaatattttcattcaattgaCCTACGTTTGGATAACTGGGGATAGTGATCACAGCTGCACTGCTCGTTACAACAACGAggtatttgaaattaaaatacatgACGCAGTGTTGCTGAAAGATGCATTGTCGCGATGAAACGACACTAAATCGGTCAGCGGTTCGTCATTTTCCacatgaaaatttaacgctcgttaTGGAGTGAACAAAGTGAACGACCGAGGCTGCGAGTCTAGACCCCAATACGCCTCTATACTTCCTCCCGGAGTCAATATACACAAAGTATCTGGGTCGTTCCCTTACGTAAAGGGCATCGAAGGTAACCGGAATCATCTGTTACGAGGCAAATTGACATCGGAGCTTATAAGGGGGGTGGAAAAATGGCCGGAGCTGCTTTTGATTGAGGCTGCCGGTTCCTTGAATTTCCTTCACCCGCAGCAGCACGAAGAATCGTGTAACACGTAACGTCATCCGCAAACGAATTGCACGACTTATAAAACGTTCTTTGACTTCCGGACAAACGCAGCGCGACATGATATCGACAAGAACGAACGAACTGACGCGTGACACGCTACCATATTTTTGTTACGTTACGCATATCTGGAGGGGTGTGTGCGGTTCGAACCCCCAGATTTTTGCCGGGACACCCCGCGACTCGTACAGATTTTACGACGCTTCATCGACTCTCCCATACTTCGGGCTAAATTTTCCCCAGATATACAGCGTGAAACGGGGTCGAGTTGAAAACGGATTGGCTCCCGGACGAGACAGATTGACGTTTTAaattgcccccccccccccccccccccacccccctttGTTTCAGGGTAATTGATTGCGTCCAGGGAAAATATTTCAGGTCCGTTCGTCAACTCAATTCCACGGCATTTAATTTCgcgaaaaaatgataatccAGAGGAAACACCGCGATCTCGCTCGATCGAATCGCGTTGTCATCGTCACTTTGCAACACAGTGCTTCCCAGGGTCTGTTACGCTCTGTTTGAATTACACCACCGCATACACGCCCGTTCTCAAACACTCGCTACGCATACAATTGTGCCGCGGAATTGATGCGACTTGAGGGTTTCCGCCCGCGTGTATTATccataaatatacatgtacatttCGCTCCTGGAAGAGCAAATACTCCGTAGGGCGCGTGACCTTTGTCACAAACGATCGGAGGCAGGTATGGTTGTTGATTCAAGGAACGTAGGTGCATCAAAGCAGCCGCGATGTGGATCgtgttttaataattataatcggAGTAGGTACCTACTCTGCGTTTCTCCTGTTTCCGTTGCAAAAGTGGCACACTAATTTTAATCGGTATTTACACGAGGGCTCGACTCTTCTGCCCGCGTTTGATGACGAAATGGATACTGTTAAATTAGAATTAAGCGTTTCCTTTGGCTGGATAAACGTGCAGCGCTTCGTTTCCACCCAAGAACTTTAATCACAGTCATCAATATACGGGTTCGGCGAAACGATCGTTCACGCAAAATTTTACCCCGTGACGAACTTAATGCCAGTGAGGTATTGGCCGTATTTTTCTTGCGTTACCTTCACCCGATCagttttctctttctctctttgaCCGGTGAAAATGTATTACACGATTACCCGAACGTGAATAAAGATAAAAGGAAGATGTACCGTCCATCTGTTAACgtagagaataaaaaattttcgtttttcttgaaaaaagatgtgaataaaatggaaaataagaaGCAAGGGGTGGAAAAAGATTGACGCACGTCTGGAACCTCGGCGAAAAGCTTCTTTCTTAGGATTGATATTTATGAACGCACTTCATTTCGGACTATTAATAACAGACGCATAAAATCAATGTAGCTAAGAGGTGAATAAGAATgattgcgataaaaaaaaaaaaaaaccagcatAAAAACAACGTTTAATTTTACCCTTATCCATAATTCAGTTGAACATTTTCCACGCTACATTTTCCGCCTCTGTACCCCGAAGTTAATAAGGCAGGGTTGACCGGAGGAAATTGGAAAAGCGTTGCCGTAAGAACGAGcaaacaaataattacatcagACTTTCGTCTCATGCTAGGGGGGTTGCTTCGTAGGTAGGCAAAACACCAACATCGACACCGACGTCAACGGTGAGATGCGAATGTCGCGTGTCGTTTATCGTCACCTCACCCGCCACGGCACAGAGCTTTTTGAGAGAGGTTCAAGCCTGAGGCCATCTTACTCTCCTCGGTATTCACGAGGGTACAAACGGACGGTTTTTCCTTGAGCTCATCCTGCTCCTAAATTTGTACGGGTTTTATTCATCCCCTTCCCGACGTTCCTCTCATACCATCTTAATCGCACCTTTTCCACAAGAGAAAAGGTAAGAAAAGGCAGAGAAGCGCAACTCAATTGGTTCGTTACTTTGtacaatttaaataaaaaggGGAGTTTAACGTTTCGTATATTACAGGTGTACGATACGCGTGGTCGTGTAACGAGAATTCGAATTcattcttcctttctttctttttactctCGATGGTTTTGCATatcctctctccctctctctcttgcttTTTTACCTCGCTCTTATACCACGCCAATCCCCGCCCCGAGTTTGAAGTAATTAAATATACGCGATATGTTAATTACCGGGGAATACATTACGCGCAAGAGGGGCTCGCGGTGCTTCGGCTTCAACCACGGTGTGCGGCTCTCGTGACTGCCGAAGGTGGGAGCGGCTGCCCCCCGTTCTCCAGGTGGGCGGCGGTTGCGGTGGTGGCCTACCTGCCGCATCGACCGCAGAAACTCTACAATGCCCCTCGTGCCGCATCCAGCATTAGGAGAAGC is a window of Neodiprion fabricii isolate iyNeoFabr1 chromosome 6, iyNeoFabr1.1, whole genome shotgun sequence DNA encoding:
- the LOC124185472 gene encoding leucine-rich repeat-containing protein 24-like, with the translated sequence MDSTLVFLVGFLLATARICGGQEDWDCEAPCKCKWISGRKSAECIQQNLTTVPNWLSSVIQSLDLTGNALVNLRRDAFLEVKLNNLQKLTLRDCGIETIHAGAFNGLKIVIEIDLSHNKIKVLRPGTFGDTDKLRILHLNTNLIQQLESGVFVNNTFLQRIDMSNNRLERIGQHPFVNLPGLHAIALNRNNLTHLRKQIFENLPKLGSLEVHENPWKCDCHLKEFRDWLMNTTFYTDQTTCAQPPNLAGRIWRGIKSEEFACRPKIVYVGPAPLVEIGPGDVTLVCKVFGTPLPEVTWWLRQRELSNSSRRYPLETKSYVLSKAGSWLNLTIPKATSADKGEYECRAVSPGGSEKKNVTLTVLGDVVGNTESGVSLALALGLGLTALLVLVILTLVLCACYCCRKRSRPNEKSTEANAIEHHGLGDQEKSLITAINPVVKPPRRYEAAPSVTSHGTETTELNRTLLDNESVFAGGVGDDDRERSTPELDQGSTLPRGATYRQYPPDLLAFSGGRGASPTSQASTAPDSSRLPSQPGSFSPTGTIASFPPGFKTLPHNRSAAPYSSGPPVLPRHGYVTIPRRPRAPSWSSAPPTSPDGLEPVYDNLGIRTTADGSSVLSLNKSPEPSGMRGRPLPGTPTAHFHPAIQRSTPNILAASPNDRAAPEGAPEWPSKLADETDVPFLAGGGTLGRKVPPRPPPKPKKKSANGPLYEDEGEDGTEV